From the Micromonospora echinofusca genome, the window CCACCCGCAGCCCGAGGTCGGCCAGCAACGCGACCGCCGCCCGGTTGCGGGCGGCGGTCGGCCCGGTGTCGGCCTCGGCGGCGGCGAGCAGCGCGTCGACCTCCTCGGGGGTGAGGCCGACCGTCGCGGAGTGGTCCCGGTCGATGCGGGGGCGGTCGGCCCCGGCGACCGGGTTGGCCTCGACGGCGCGCAGCTTGACCAGGAAGTCGTACCAACTCGACAGGGCCGAGAGCCGGCGGGCGACGGTGGCCGGGGTCAGCGGCTTGCCGGTACGCGCGCCGAGGGTGGCCTCCAGGGCCCGGGCGTACTCGTTGACGTGCAGGAAGTTCGCGTGCAGCGGGTCCAGCTCGCGGGCGGCGCACCAGGCGAGCCAGCCGGCGACGTCGCGCCGGTACGCGTCGCGGGTGTGCTCGGACAGCCGCCGGTTGCGCAGCCACGCCTCGGTGAAGTCGACGGGTCCCCCGGGCAGGGCCAGCGGGGTGGGCCGGCTTGGCCGCGCCGGAGCGTTCGGGGAGAACATGTGAAAAAGGTTCTCAGCTTCGGGTCGGGAACGACAGGAGGCGCGCCCTACGCGATCGTAGCCACCGCCGGTTGTTCGACGAGGCGCCGGTCGGTCAGCCGCCACCGCCGGTCGACCCCGACCGCCTCGGCGAACCAGGCGTCGTGGCTGACCATCACCAGGGTGCCCCGGTACTGCCGCAGCGCCTCCTCCAC encodes:
- a CDS encoding tyrosine-type recombinase/integrase encodes the protein MFSPNAPARPSRPTPLALPGGPVDFTEAWLRNRRLSEHTRDAYRRDVAGWLAWCAARELDPLHANFLHVNEYARALEATLGARTGKPLTPATVARRLSALSSWYDFLVKLRAVEANPVAGADRPRIDRDHSATVGLTPEEVDALLAAAEADTGPTAARNRAAVALLADLGLRVGELVSLDLADLGAERGHRSVRFVGKGGKLRRRALTPGTAYALDAYLAQRAAAQGVAVHELTGPLLVTASGARLDRHAMFRLVRRLARSAGIAAWARLSPHSLRHAFATTARAEGVPLEDVQDAMGHADPRTTRRYDRDRHNLDRDPAYAIWAARARRRG